GCTCTCCCCCCGTGGGGCGATCAGGGGCTCCGCGGGATCCATCGGCAGATGGTTTCGCCCGGCCAGCCAGCGGAAGAAAATTTTAAGGTGGACCGTGTGGATGCGCAGGGAGGATGCGGTGAGCCCGTCGCTTTTCCGCCGCACCAGAAAGGCGGCCAGCTCATCCGTGCCGATCTCCGCCAGCGGCTTGCCGTTCCGTTTCATCCACTCCTTCAGCGCATCCAGCGTCTGGCGGACGGAGAGTTGGTAGGCTTCCGAAAGGCCGCGCTCGATCGCCAGGAAGCGGATGAAGGATTCGGCCTCGGATTCCATCGGTTGCCCAGGGAGCGTGCCACCTGACGGGAGGCGGGGCAAACGCATTCCGGAGGCGGCTTGACTCCTTACCGGCGTCCAGCATTGTGCTGCCATGAAACGCATCCTCCTTTTCGCCACCCTCGTGGGAGGCGCGGCCGTGCTCGCATCCTGCAGCATGGCGGAAGGCCTGGCGAAGACGGTCAGCCGCACGGGGAACACCCTTACCCGCAGCGTCAGTAACGCCGGTGGGGCTCTCAGCCGTTGAGCGGGGACACCGTCCTGCCGCCGTCGGCATCGACGGAAAACGCCAGCCAGACCGCGTCCGGCGGGATCAGTTCCGGAAACTTGTCCGCCCACTCCGCCACCACCACGCCGCCTGCCTCGAGGTATTCGTCCCAGCCAAGGCTGATGAGTTCATCCGCAGAGTCCAGACGGTAGAAGTCGAAGTGGAAGATGGGCAGCCGTGCCGGATATTCGTGAACCAGCGAAAAGGTGGGGCTGGTCACATCCCCGCCTGCTCCCAGCGCGGCGGCGAAGCCTTTCGTCCAGTGGGTCTTCCCGGCTCCCAGCCCGCCCGTCAGGGCAAAGACCATCCCGGCGCTGGCACCCGCAGCG
The nucleotide sequence above comes from Akkermansiaceae bacterium. Encoded proteins:
- the tsaE gene encoding tRNA (adenosine(37)-N6)-threonylcarbamoyltransferase complex ATPase subunit type 1 TsaE; its protein translation is MEQLGREAAAGASAGMVFALTGGLGAGKTHWTKGFAAALGAGGDVTSPTFSLVHEYPARLPIFHFDFYRLDSADELISLGWDEYLEAGGVVVAEWADKFPELIPPDAVWLAFSVDADGGRTVSPLNG